The proteins below are encoded in one region of uncultured Eubacteriales bacterium:
- a CDS encoding conserved hypothetical protein (Evidence 4 : Homologs of previously reported genes of unknown function) → MKELICIVCPKGCHLKVDEERDYFVTGNSCPRGAEYGKIELTNPTRVVTSTVRCTGCSHPRCPVKTSGALPKGLIFEAMKTLEDVTLAAPVKLGQVAVKNVCGTGIDFVVTRDM, encoded by the coding sequence ATGAAAGAGCTGATCTGCATCGTCTGCCCCAAGGGCTGCCATTTGAAGGTGGACGAGGAGCGGGATTATTTTGTCACGGGCAATAGCTGTCCAAGAGGGGCGGAATATGGTAAAATAGAGTTGACAAATCCTACACGGGTGGTTACCTCCACGGTGAGGTGCACCGGGTGCTCCCATCCTCGCTGCCCGGTGAAGACCAGCGGGGCCCTCCCCAAGGGGCTCATCTTCGAAGCCATGAAGACCCTGGAGGACGTGACCCTCGCCGCCCCGGTGAAACTAGGGCAGGTAGCGGTGAAAAACGTCTGCGGGACAGGGATCGATTTCGTGGTTACCAGGGATATGTGA
- a CDS encoding Pyridine nucleotide-disulfide oxidoreductase translates to MRQKGERTMYDLIVIGGGPAGLAAARKAWEEGLRSILLVERDNELGGILNQCIHNGFGLHHFHEELTGPEYAARFESLLGETGVAVRLGTMVLEVTPERQVHMVGAATGYRVEDARSIILAMGCRERTRGAIAVPGTRPAGVYTAGVAQRFVNLEGWMPGKRVVILGSGDIGLIMARRMILEGAEVLACLEVMPYSGGLTRNIVQCLDDYGIPLLLSHTVTEIRGTARLEQVVVSQVDEKRNPISGTERVFDCDTLLLSVGLIPENELTRQAGVVMDAKTGGAAVYEDMETSIPGVFACGNALHVHDLVDFVTAESERAGAAAARFVQSGCEPAGLTLEVRPGEGVGYTVPQRIRPDKVERNCGLFFRVNRVYHESEIVVTSGDNTLAAYRREHLAPGEMERIVLPCALLEQAEGDLTVSVREEAK, encoded by the coding sequence ATGAGACAAAAGGGGGAACGGACCATGTATGACCTGATCGTCATCGGCGGCGGCCCGGCGGGGCTGGCGGCGGCGCGCAAAGCCTGGGAGGAGGGGCTGCGCTCAATCCTCCTGGTGGAGCGGGATAACGAGCTGGGCGGCATCCTCAACCAGTGTATCCACAACGGTTTCGGCCTGCACCACTTTCATGAGGAGCTGACCGGCCCGGAGTACGCCGCCCGGTTTGAATCGCTTCTGGGCGAGACCGGGGTAGCGGTGCGGCTAGGCACTATGGTGCTTGAAGTCACCCCGGAGCGCCAGGTTCACATGGTGGGCGCTGCTACCGGCTACCGGGTGGAGGATGCGCGGAGCATCATCCTCGCTATGGGCTGCCGGGAGCGGACCCGCGGGGCCATTGCCGTCCCAGGCACCCGTCCCGCCGGGGTATACACTGCCGGTGTGGCCCAGCGATTCGTGAACCTGGAGGGCTGGATGCCGGGCAAGCGGGTGGTCATTTTAGGCTCGGGGGACATCGGGCTCATCATGGCTCGGCGCATGATCCTGGAGGGGGCGGAGGTGCTGGCCTGCTTGGAGGTCATGCCCTACTCCGGCGGACTTACCCGCAATATCGTCCAGTGCCTGGACGACTACGGTATCCCCCTCCTCCTCTCCCACACCGTCACCGAGATACGGGGGACGGCCCGGCTGGAGCAGGTTGTGGTCTCCCAGGTAGACGAGAAACGCAACCCTATCTCCGGCACGGAGCGGGTCTTCGATTGCGACACACTGCTCCTCTCGGTAGGGCTTATCCCCGAGAACGAACTGACCCGGCAGGCAGGAGTGGTGATGGATGCCAAGACCGGCGGCGCAGCCGTGTATGAGGACATGGAGACCTCCATCCCAGGCGTCTTCGCCTGCGGCAACGCCCTCCATGTGCACGACCTGGTAGACTTCGTCACCGCCGAGAGCGAGCGGGCGGGGGCGGCGGCCGCCCGTTTCGTCCAGTCTGGCTGCGAACCCGCAGGCCTCACCCTGGAGGTGCGCCCCGGCGAGGGCGTAGGGTATACGGTACCCCAGCGCATCCGGCCCGACAAGGTGGAGCGGAACTGCGGGCTCTTCTTCCGGGTGAACCGGGTGTACCATGAGAGTGAGATCGTCGTCACGTCGGGTGACAATACTCTGGCAGCCTACAGGCGGGAGCATTTAGCTCCCGGGGAGATGGAGCGCATCGTTCTCCCCTGCGCCCTGCTTGAACAGGCGGAAGGGGACTTGACGGTGAGCGTGAGGGAGGAAGCAAAATGA
- a CDS encoding FAD dependent oxidoreductase, producing MYDVVVIGCGITGAAMAFELSRYRLKIAVLEKENDVATGATKANSAILHAGYDPAPGTLMARLNVRGSALAKELCAKLDVPYLQTGSLVVGFNEADEETLAALYHRGEANGVEGLDLLTGEEARTIEPLLSPAVTAALHAPSAAICSPWEYCLALAETAALGGAEIHLSTPVTAISRLPGGWRVSTPKGEFESRFVVNAAGVFADKVHDLAAPHAYSIYPSRGQYHLLDKSEGWRTNRVIFQCPNKNGKGVLVAPTVHGNLIVGPNAEAVRGENTATTKSGLDYVREMAWKSVPSVDFRADIRSFAGVRAYADGGDFIVAEAKGAPGFFDLAGICSPGLTAAPAIAEYAAEQMEKAGLVLEEKKDFLCTRKRIRFHDLSPDEKTALVKKESTYGHIICRCESITEGEILAALRGPIPPRSVDGVKRRVNAGMGRCQGGFCTPRVVALFCRELGLSPGEVTQEREGSQMLFHETKGGTDHV from the coding sequence ATGTACGACGTAGTAGTCATTGGCTGCGGCATCACCGGGGCGGCCATGGCGTTCGAGCTATCCAGGTACCGGTTAAAAATCGCGGTGCTGGAGAAGGAAAACGACGTGGCCACCGGCGCCACCAAAGCAAACTCCGCCATCCTCCACGCTGGGTACGACCCCGCGCCGGGCACCCTGATGGCAAGGCTCAACGTCCGGGGTTCGGCGCTGGCAAAGGAGCTATGCGCCAAGCTGGACGTGCCCTATCTCCAGACCGGGTCCCTCGTGGTGGGCTTTAACGAGGCCGATGAAGAGACCCTCGCCGCCCTCTACCACCGGGGGGAGGCGAACGGCGTGGAGGGCTTAGACCTCCTCACCGGGGAAGAGGCCCGCACTATCGAGCCTCTCCTTTCCCCCGCCGTCACTGCCGCCCTCCACGCCCCCAGCGCCGCCATCTGCTCCCCCTGGGAGTACTGTCTCGCCCTGGCTGAGACGGCGGCTTTGGGCGGCGCGGAGATCCATTTGAGCACCCCCGTCACCGCCATCAGCCGCCTCCCAGGCGGCTGGCGGGTAAGCACGCCCAAGGGCGAATTTGAGAGCCGCTTTGTGGTGAACGCGGCAGGGGTCTTTGCCGACAAGGTCCACGACCTGGCGGCCCCCCACGCCTACAGCATTTACCCCAGCCGGGGTCAGTACCACCTGCTGGACAAGAGCGAGGGCTGGCGGACGAACCGGGTCATCTTCCAGTGTCCCAACAAAAACGGCAAGGGGGTGCTGGTAGCCCCCACCGTCCACGGGAACCTGATCGTGGGTCCCAACGCAGAGGCCGTCAGGGGCGAGAACACCGCCACCACCAAGTCGGGGCTTGATTACGTCAGGGAGATGGCATGGAAGAGCGTCCCCTCGGTGGACTTCCGGGCCGATATCCGCAGCTTTGCCGGGGTGCGGGCCTACGCCGACGGCGGCGACTTCATCGTTGCGGAGGCAAAGGGTGCGCCCGGCTTTTTCGACCTGGCGGGCATCTGCTCCCCCGGTCTCACCGCCGCACCCGCCATCGCGGAGTATGCCGCCGAGCAAATGGAAAAGGCAGGCCTTGTGCTGGAGGAGAAAAAGGATTTTCTTTGCACGCGAAAGCGTATCCGTTTTCACGATCTCTCCCCTGACGAGAAGACTGCGCTGGTAAAAAAGGAAAGCACCTACGGGCACATCATCTGTCGGTGCGAGAGCATCACCGAGGGGGAGATTCTGGCTGCCCTGCGGGGGCCCATCCCGCCCCGCTCGGTGGATGGTGTCAAGCGGCGGGTCAACGCCGGCATGGGACGCTGCCAAGGCGGGTTCTGCACCCCTCGGGTGGTGGCGCTCTTCTGCCGGGAGTTGGGCCTCTCCCCCGGCGAGGTGACCCAGGAGCGAGAGGGGTCTCAAATGCTCTTCCATGAGACAAAAGGGGGAACGGACCATGTATGA
- a CDS encoding conserved hypothetical protein (Evidence 4 : Homologs of previously reported genes of unknown function) translates to MPLNKKHLLDLLADGPVIASVKDEEGLTAALESNASVLFLLYGDLLDVGDLTRRAKAAGKAVFLHLDLVEGLAAREVTVDFIARSTAADGILSTKPQLIRRARELGLVTVQRFFLLDSMALRNIEKHLTQDDPDLIEVLPGLMPRVIRQLSDATGKPIIAGGLIDRKEDVVAALAAGAVAVSATRPDIWAM, encoded by the coding sequence ATGCCCTTGAACAAAAAACATCTGCTAGACCTGCTGGCCGACGGGCCCGTCATCGCGTCGGTAAAGGACGAAGAGGGCCTCACCGCCGCGCTGGAGAGCAACGCGAGCGTGCTCTTCCTCCTCTACGGAGACCTGCTGGACGTGGGGGACCTGACCCGCCGGGCCAAGGCCGCGGGGAAGGCAGTCTTCCTCCACCTCGATTTGGTGGAGGGGCTGGCCGCCCGAGAGGTGACGGTGGACTTCATCGCCCGGAGCACGGCGGCCGACGGCATCCTCTCCACCAAGCCTCAGCTCATCCGCCGGGCCCGGGAACTGGGTCTGGTGACCGTCCAGCGTTTCTTCCTGCTGGACTCCATGGCCCTGCGCAACATCGAAAAGCACCTCACTCAGGACGACCCCGATCTCATCGAGGTCCTCCCCGGCCTCATGCCCCGGGTCATCCGCCAGCTCTCCGACGCCACAGGCAAGCCCATCATCGCCGGTGGGCTGATCGACCGCAAGGAGGACGTGGTGGCCGCTTTGGCCGCCGGGGCCGTGGCGGTCTCCGCCACCCGGCCCGACATCTGGGCCATGTAA
- a CDS encoding Conserved membrane-spanning protein, whose protein sequence is MEETLVKKTGKSSAKGSVRLLCISLVLILLGSILACAFNTSFFSVKVTEIEFQTERGTLSALLYMPKGAGAEDPRPVVITTHGYLNTKEMQDAPSVEMSRRGYIVIDLDMYDHGDSRWAADIPVGSQFGTFWIYSMFDAANYAAQQPYTRKAENGSPYISVSGHSMGGFSSLVAMYMDEMQSLQTGTRNIYAGVAVGADFSYAAAVAPQDQLQAAYGSRTVGIIGGHYDEFFFNKSADEKNDAEKKIAGTVTYKDFTATTSGKAFLGFDPAGTPAQGEFYTVDSGAVTVEGTDLRESQSGLRVIYTPNQTHPWNHFSKTATTDLITFYTKAFEGATSPSQADLALDANNQIWMFKELFNCVALVGFFLFVAAAAGLLLKAPVLKLAVTEETEPLPSPATVGQKTAYWAAILFSILIPALLFATLMDKKAAGLIPLWIGALFLVSLGVIAALVGLRSDSGHFKVGGLVFAGASLLLFLVFFFADKVAPLSPYFVEPTTNQIAYWAIVSGLIAATLTIGFHYAVKKPAGATLKHYGVRFQLPAIAASLLVAVLAIGAGYVLLFAIQAVLGVDFRVWTLAVRTFRVEHLLVALRYLPLFFIYYFVNTLSLNANTRGRKGGYVIAILLNIGGLVCWLALQYGLAFATGVALYPAQALNGILLFALVPCLAVAAVYARKLYEKTNNVWLPAFLNTMLFTLISCANTALFFNMVAA, encoded by the coding sequence TTGGAAGAGACATTGGTGAAAAAGACCGGCAAAAGCTCCGCGAAGGGTAGCGTGCGCCTGTTGTGTATCTCCCTGGTTCTGATTTTGCTGGGAAGCATTCTGGCCTGCGCGTTCAACACCTCGTTCTTCTCGGTGAAGGTCACCGAGATCGAATTTCAGACCGAGCGCGGCACCCTCAGCGCTCTGCTCTATATGCCTAAGGGCGCCGGCGCGGAGGACCCCCGGCCTGTGGTCATCACCACCCACGGCTACCTCAACACCAAGGAGATGCAGGACGCCCCCTCGGTGGAGATGAGCCGCCGGGGCTATATCGTGATCGACCTCGACATGTATGACCATGGCGACTCCCGCTGGGCCGCTGACATCCCGGTTGGCAGCCAGTTCGGCACCTTCTGGATCTACTCCATGTTTGACGCCGCCAACTACGCCGCCCAGCAGCCCTATACCAGAAAGGCTGAAAACGGCAGCCCTTATATCTCGGTCTCCGGGCACTCCATGGGCGGTTTCTCCTCTCTGGTCGCCATGTACATGGACGAGATGCAGTCCCTCCAGACCGGCACGCGCAACATCTACGCCGGTGTCGCCGTGGGCGCCGACTTCTCCTACGCCGCCGCCGTCGCCCCCCAGGACCAGCTTCAGGCAGCCTATGGCAGCCGCACGGTAGGCATCATCGGCGGGCACTACGACGAGTTCTTCTTCAACAAGTCCGCGGATGAGAAGAACGATGCGGAGAAGAAGATTGCCGGTACCGTCACCTATAAGGACTTCACCGCCACCACCTCCGGCAAGGCCTTCCTGGGCTTTGACCCAGCCGGAACTCCCGCTCAGGGTGAGTTCTACACCGTGGACTCCGGGGCTGTGACGGTGGAGGGGACCGATCTGAGGGAAAGCCAGAGCGGCTTGCGAGTCATCTATACCCCCAACCAGACACATCCGTGGAACCACTTCTCCAAGACTGCCACCACAGACCTCATCACCTTCTACACCAAGGCCTTCGAGGGCGCCACCTCACCCAGCCAGGCGGACCTTGCTCTGGACGCCAATAATCAAATTTGGATGTTCAAGGAGCTCTTTAACTGCGTGGCTCTGGTGGGTTTCTTCCTGTTTGTGGCCGCCGCCGCCGGGCTCCTCCTCAAGGCCCCCGTGCTCAAACTGGCCGTCACCGAGGAGACCGAGCCCCTGCCCTCCCCCGCCACCGTCGGACAGAAGACCGCCTATTGGGCCGCCATCCTCTTCTCCATCCTGATCCCCGCCCTCCTCTTCGCCACCCTGATGGATAAGAAGGCCGCAGGCCTCATTCCTCTTTGGATCGGCGCACTCTTCCTCGTCTCCCTGGGCGTCATCGCCGCGCTGGTGGGACTCAGGAGCGACAGCGGGCACTTCAAAGTGGGCGGTCTGGTCTTTGCCGGAGCCTCGCTCCTCCTGTTCCTGGTGTTTTTCTTCGCGGACAAGGTCGCTCCCCTCTCCCCCTACTTCGTAGAGCCCACCACCAACCAGATCGCCTATTGGGCCATCGTCTCCGGCCTTATCGCGGCTACCCTCACCATCGGTTTCCACTACGCGGTGAAAAAGCCCGCCGGGGCGACCCTCAAGCATTACGGCGTCCGGTTCCAGCTTCCCGCCATCGCCGCCAGCCTGCTGGTGGCCGTCCTGGCCATCGGGGCGGGGTATGTCCTCCTCTTTGCCATCCAGGCCGTCCTGGGGGTAGATTTCCGGGTCTGGACCCTGGCTGTGCGCACCTTCAGGGTGGAACACCTGCTGGTCGCCCTGCGCTACCTCCCCCTCTTTTTCATCTACTACTTCGTCAACACCCTCTCCCTTAACGCCAACACCAGGGGTCGCAAGGGCGGTTACGTCATCGCCATCCTACTGAACATCGGCGGGCTGGTGTGCTGGCTTGCTTTGCAATACGGGCTGGCCTTCGCAACCGGCGTGGCCCTCTACCCGGCCCAGGCTCTCAACGGCATCTTGCTCTTTGCTTTGGTGCCCTGCCTCGCCGTGGCTGCGGTGTACGCCCGCAAGCTCTACGAGAAGACCAACAACGTCTGGCTCCCCGCCTTTCTCAACACCATGCTATTCACCCTCATCTCCTGCGCCAATACCGCTCTCTTCTTTAATATGGTCGCGGCGTAA
- a CDS encoding hypothetical protein (Evidence 5 : No homology to any previously reported sequences) has translation MFFTIIFVPLAFLLASCYNDFSLDWKIKYGLVQSLNRDAQSGFFKSLCAFFSAQTRR, from the coding sequence TTGTTTTTCACAATTATTTTTGTCCCCCTTGCTTTTCTCCTGGCATCCTGCTACAATGATTTTAGTTTAGATTGGAAAATAAAATATGGACTTGTGCAGAGTTTGAATAGAGATGCGCAAAGCGGTTTTTTTAAGTCGCTTTGCGCCTTTTTTTCTGCGCAGACGAGGAGGTGA
- a CDS encoding conserved hypothetical protein (Evidence 4 : Homologs of previously reported genes of unknown function) — MGTVDVDGLLAQMIGEARALGIPVSKGIAPHVRLNTRAVARFGCCVRRGAGYEIELSARLPEAGERAVRETLAHEVLHTCWGCRNHGERWKGYAARMNAAYGYGIARTGTWEALGLTDQKPINYLLVCQNCGLEIPRTRCSNLVRHPERYRCRCGGRLALARGR, encoded by the coding sequence GTGGGGACGGTGGATGTGGATGGCCTGTTGGCGCAGATGATTGGGGAGGCGCGGGCGCTGGGCATACCAGTGTCAAAGGGCATCGCCCCCCATGTACGGCTCAACACCAGGGCGGTGGCCCGGTTCGGCTGCTGTGTCCGGCGGGGGGCGGGGTACGAGATTGAACTTTCGGCCCGGCTCCCGGAGGCAGGTGAGCGGGCGGTTCGGGAGACTCTGGCCCACGAGGTGCTGCACACCTGCTGGGGCTGCCGCAACCACGGTGAGCGGTGGAAGGGGTACGCGGCCCGGATGAACGCCGCCTATGGCTACGGCATTGCCCGCACCGGCACCTGGGAGGCATTGGGCCTCACTGACCAGAAACCGATCAACTACCTGCTGGTCTGCCAAAATTGCGGGCTGGAGATCCCCCGGACCCGGTGCTCCAACCTGGTGCGACACCCGGAGCGCTACCGCTGCCGCTGCGGCGGACGGCTAGCGCTGGCGCGGGGACGGTGA